The DNA sequence GGGGTACTTCGTAAATTTAAACTATCAAGAATTGCTTTCAGGGAATTAGCTCATAAAGGGCAAGTGCCAGGTGTTAAAAAATCAAGCTGGTAACGACTTACTGTAAAAGGGGTGTGAAAAATGGAAAAAGTGCTCCCTCTTATCGTTTTATCTGGTTTCCCCTTAAGGGATAAATGTATATTTATGGAACGCTTCCAAGACGAGAAACAACAAAGAGTATTGAAGATTCTATTTCAACAAGAAAAAAGCAAATTGAAGGTAAAGGCAGAAGATCCTTTTAACGTGACATTGATAGGAAAAACTGTTCATAATGCAGTCATTGATTCGATCAATCAACTACATACAGTTGTTAAAAGAATGGATTTGACCGAAGATTTTGATGGGATTATATTAGATATGTTTCCGACGGTTGAGCCCCCGATAGACGCATTACTAGCTTTTTGTAAAGAGATGAATATCACTTTTAAATCACACATCCATCTTATTGATGCTAGGGAATTTTGGTTTTCCTATTTTTCAGAACATGAAATCTTAGTAGATGCTGAAGATTCCCTTGAACGGAGGGATTATACGGTAGGTGAAATGCTAACTAACCAATTAGAATTCGCTGATACAATTGTCTTTTGTCATACCAATCATTTATCACATGAGCGACTCGGAGAATTATATTCTTTTGTTATGAGCTTGCAACCAAAAGCAATGGTTGTGACATTCGAAGAGTTTTTTCAAGCGGATGACAATAGAATGTATGAACTCCATTCCGCTTCTTCGCTGTATACACATCAATTGAACATAGCTGAATCAAGGAAACACTTGAAGGTAGTAGGACAGTATGGAATAGGTACATATGTATATAAAAGTCCAAAATCAATTTCACTTTCAAGGTTAGAGTATTTTTTTCATCAGTTTCCGCCTGAAGTGTTTCGAATGAAAGGGCAATGTTACAATCCTATGAATCATGAGCTATATGTGATTTCCCAAGTGGGCTCGTCGATTCAAGTAGATACCTTTGACATGCCCACTTGGTCTTCCTCTGTCATGTCTGAGTTTTTATTTATTGGTGAAGAACTTGACCAACAAGATATTCAGCAGAGGCTGGATGAATGCTTTGATCAACAACATCGCTCATTAGGGTCATAATAAAGCGACAATGTAGGTGAGCAACGAGTGGAACCAAAGCCACTGATATTTAAAGCATTGTTTCCTTTTTCGGACTCGGTCAATGCTTTTTCTGCTCGGCCTGTCCGTATTGGTTCTCTTTTCGGACTCGGCCCACCCTTTTTCTGCTCGGCCTGTCCGTATTGACTCTCTTTTCGGACTCGGCCCACCCTTTTTCTGCTCGGCCTGTCCGTATTGGTTCTCTTTTCGGACTCGGTCCACCCTTTTTCTGCTCGGCCTGTCCGTATTGGTTCTCTTTTCGGACTCGGCCCACCCTTTTTCTGCTCGGCCTGTCCGTATTGGTTCTCTTTTCGGACTCGGCCCACCCTTTTTCTGCTCGGCCTGTCCGTATTAAAGAAACCACCAAGGCAAAGACCGCCTTGGGGCGGGCCTTCGCTTCCCTGCTCGCCTGGTAGGAGAACACCACTCCTCCCACGCTCTTTCTTTGCAGGGGCTTTCGGCCCTTACAAAGAAACCACCAAG is a window from the Bacillus alkalicellulosilyticus genome containing:
- a CDS encoding GTP-binding protein, with amino-acid sequence MEKVLPLIVLSGFPLRDKCIFMERFQDEKQQRVLKILFQQEKSKLKVKAEDPFNVTLIGKTVHNAVIDSINQLHTVVKRMDLTEDFDGIILDMFPTVEPPIDALLAFCKEMNITFKSHIHLIDAREFWFSYFSEHEILVDAEDSLERRDYTVGEMLTNQLEFADTIVFCHTNHLSHERLGELYSFVMSLQPKAMVVTFEEFFQADDNRMYELHSASSLYTHQLNIAESRKHLKVVGQYGIGTYVYKSPKSISLSRLEYFFHQFPPEVFRMKGQCYNPMNHELYVISQVGSSIQVDTFDMPTWSSSVMSEFLFIGEELDQQDIQQRLDECFDQQHRSLGS